A single genomic interval of Lentimicrobium saccharophilum harbors:
- the guaB gene encoding IMP dehydrogenase, translated as MSAISEKFTGEGLTFDDVLLMPAYSEVLPRDVDISTRFSRNIRLNIPIVTAAMDTVTDAVMAIAIAQEGGIGVLHKNMTIEDQANEVRKVKRAENGMILDPITLTEGALVADALTIMRDYGIGGIPVVDASGKLTGIVTNRDLRFERNPRRPVSEVMTSSNLITTTEFTDFEKAADILQQYKIEKLPVVDKDFKLVGLITYKDIIKIKARPNACKDERGRLRVAAAVGVTTDMIDRVQALVNNGVDAVVIDTAHGHSKGVMDAAKLFRKHFSGVDLIVGNVGTAEAARDFKKLNIDGIKVGIGPGSICTTRIIAGIGIPQLSAIYQVASELKGSGIPVIADGGIRYTGDIPKAIAAGADCIMAGGLFAGVEESPGETIIFEGRKYKSYRGMGSMEAMQKGSKDRYFQDTEDDINKLVPEGIVGRVPFKGALSEVVHQLVGGLRSGMGYTGSENIARLQQARFIKITAAGVAESHPHDITITSEAPNYSR; from the coding sequence ATGTCAGCAATCAGTGAAAAGTTTACGGGCGAAGGCTTAACGTTTGATGATGTTTTGCTCATGCCGGCCTATTCAGAGGTTCTGCCCCGCGATGTTGACATCTCCACCCGTTTTTCGCGGAATATCAGACTGAATATCCCGATTGTTACGGCTGCCATGGATACCGTTACCGATGCCGTGATGGCCATTGCCATTGCCCAGGAAGGCGGAATAGGCGTGTTGCATAAGAACATGACGATTGAGGATCAGGCAAACGAAGTACGCAAGGTGAAACGTGCCGAAAACGGGATGATCCTGGATCCGATCACACTGACCGAAGGCGCCCTGGTGGCGGATGCACTGACAATTATGCGGGATTACGGAATCGGTGGAATACCGGTGGTGGATGCGTCCGGAAAACTGACAGGGATAGTGACCAACCGCGACCTTCGTTTTGAACGCAATCCGCGGAGGCCTGTTTCAGAGGTGATGACCAGCAGCAACCTGATCACAACCACTGAATTCACCGATTTCGAAAAGGCGGCGGATATTCTTCAGCAGTACAAGATAGAGAAACTTCCCGTAGTTGACAAGGATTTCAAACTGGTAGGACTGATCACATACAAAGATATCATCAAGATCAAGGCCCGGCCGAATGCCTGCAAGGATGAGCGGGGCCGGCTGAGGGTAGCTGCGGCTGTCGGCGTCACCACCGATATGATTGACAGGGTCCAGGCGCTGGTAAACAACGGGGTTGATGCGGTGGTGATTGATACGGCACATGGCCATTCAAAGGGGGTGATGGATGCTGCGAAATTATTCAGGAAACATTTTTCCGGAGTTGACCTGATTGTCGGCAATGTGGGTACTGCCGAAGCGGCCCGTGATTTCAAAAAACTGAACATCGACGGGATCAAGGTCGGCATAGGTCCCGGTTCCATATGCACAACGCGGATCATAGCGGGCATTGGCATTCCGCAGCTTTCTGCCATTTATCAGGTAGCTTCGGAACTGAAAGGATCAGGGATTCCGGTAATTGCCGATGGCGGGATCCGTTACACCGGCGACATCCCCAAAGCCATTGCAGCCGGGGCCGACTGTATTATGGCGGGCGGCTTGTTCGCGGGAGTGGAGGAATCTCCCGGGGAAACCATTATTTTCGAAGGACGCAAGTATAAGTCATACAGGGGAATGGGTTCGATGGAAGCGATGCAGAAAGGATCAAAGGATCGCTACTTTCAGGATACGGAAGACGATATTAATAAGCTGGTTCCCGAAGGTATTGTAGGCCGTGTGCCGTTCAAAGGCGCCCTCTCGGAAGTAGTCCATCAGCTGGTGGGCGGATTGCGTTCCGGCATGGGTTATACAGGATCTGAAAATATTGCCCGGCTTCAGCAGGCCAGATTTATTAAAATTACCGCTGCCGGTGTGGCCGAAAGTCATCCCCATGACATCACCATTACCAGTGAAGCGCCGAACTACAGCAGGTAA
- a CDS encoding T9SS type B sorting domain-containing protein: MFRKLLTGLILIVLSGWASAQPTPQFVSLSVELDGSVYATWNMPSGSFDGFRLFYRPTGSMGAYNSVDFPATEEEGYLPVSDGMTTGYEAFLITFNSSGVSGDSNRLRTIMLLVSNGGTGTGIARLDWNSMKLGGGEFYVVYRSENGIDFTRVGETTQLFYYDTVNALCDPVTMYYRVVYETGIYYAASSISSGIFEDDNLPEDPVLSYVTIVDGKAEVHWAHSPTPDVSGYVIGVKEGPNFNDHATTGYTDFFTDDLTALPTYHDPCNEVVTYVMRAIDQCGNSSSGAVNYLRPHNTILISGDTETLCDRKASLSWNSYKNMMPPVSTYIIMRSFNGGLPVEVGSVPSGTATTYTFIDDELLEPGGSYTYYVRGVNADNTLSSESCRLELFPDPEQLAAFALDNLTVLNNERIDLYLSGSPASLIAEIEVLRSSEGPASLQPLVRTGWGAGSSLILPEPAAEVTGSSYYYRVVALDPCGFELASSAVMRSIFLELTDMGSGNIRLNWNAIEGWPDGPVAYKVYRFDNGQPAAGFPQQVSPSVLFFNDYASGAEAGRVTYYVEAVRSDDAVSRSNEVLLPGEADIRMPNAFRAGGLSPEFKPLVRNIEPGFYSMLIYNRWGQLVFETSDYTAGWDGSFNGQEAAAGIYAVIVRYRDFNGTDYVRKGFVMLFR; the protein is encoded by the coding sequence GTGTTCAGAAAACTGTTAACCGGCTTAATACTGATTGTGCTCAGCGGGTGGGCCTCTGCCCAGCCGACGCCCCAGTTTGTCAGCCTGTCGGTCGAGCTGGACGGCTCAGTTTATGCTACCTGGAATATGCCGTCAGGGTCATTTGACGGGTTCAGGCTCTTTTACCGCCCTACCGGGAGCATGGGCGCCTATAATTCTGTTGATTTTCCCGCCACCGAGGAAGAAGGGTATCTGCCGGTTTCCGACGGGATGACCACCGGCTACGAAGCATTTCTGATTACCTTTAATTCATCCGGAGTCTCGGGCGATTCGAACCGGCTGCGGACGATCATGCTGCTGGTTTCAAACGGCGGAACGGGAACCGGAATTGCCCGGCTCGACTGGAACAGCATGAAGCTGGGCGGAGGGGAATTCTATGTTGTTTACAGGTCAGAAAACGGGATAGATTTTACCAGAGTGGGAGAGACTACGCAGTTGTTCTATTATGATACCGTCAATGCCTTGTGTGATCCGGTAACCATGTATTACCGGGTGGTTTATGAAACAGGTATCTATTATGCCGCTTCCAGTATTTCAAGTGGCATATTTGAAGACGATAACCTTCCGGAGGACCCGGTACTTTCGTATGTCACCATTGTCGACGGAAAAGCGGAAGTGCACTGGGCGCACAGTCCTACGCCCGATGTCAGCGGATACGTGATCGGGGTGAAGGAGGGGCCTAATTTCAATGATCACGCCACCACGGGATATACTGATTTTTTTACGGATGATCTTACCGCCCTGCCAACCTACCACGACCCATGCAATGAAGTGGTTACCTATGTGATGCGCGCCATCGACCAGTGCGGCAACTCAAGTTCGGGCGCGGTAAACTACCTCAGGCCGCACAATACCATCCTGATCAGCGGAGATACGGAAACCCTCTGCGACCGGAAAGCATCACTCAGCTGGAATTCTTATAAAAACATGATGCCGCCTGTAAGCACGTATATTATCATGCGCTCCTTTAACGGAGGCCTGCCCGTGGAAGTTGGCTCCGTTCCTTCGGGTACTGCTACAACCTATACCTTCATCGACGATGAATTGCTGGAACCGGGAGGCAGTTACACCTATTATGTCAGGGGCGTTAATGCGGATAACACCCTGAGTTCCGAAAGCTGCAGGCTTGAGTTGTTTCCCGATCCGGAACAGCTCGCTGCTTTCGCCCTGGATAACCTCACGGTGCTGAATAATGAAAGGATTGACCTGTACCTTTCGGGATCACCGGCTTCCCTGATTGCTGAAATTGAAGTATTGCGCTCATCCGAAGGGCCTGCCTCGCTGCAACCCCTGGTGAGGACGGGCTGGGGCGCCGGGAGTTCGCTGATTCTGCCCGAGCCTGCCGCTGAAGTTACCGGATCGAGCTATTATTACCGGGTAGTTGCCCTGGATCCCTGTGGTTTTGAGCTTGCATCCTCGGCGGTAATGAGAAGCATTTTTCTTGAGCTTACCGATATGGGGAGCGGCAACATCCGGCTGAACTGGAACGCCATTGAGGGATGGCCTGACGGACCAGTGGCCTACAAGGTTTATCGCTTCGACAACGGGCAGCCGGCAGCGGGATTTCCGCAGCAGGTATCGCCTTCAGTGCTCTTTTTTAATGATTACGCTTCAGGTGCGGAAGCCGGCCGCGTGACCTACTATGTTGAGGCTGTCAGGTCGGATGACGCCGTCAGCCGTTCCAACGAGGTGCTGCTTCCCGGAGAAGCCGATATTCGCATGCCCAACGCGTTCAGGGCCGGAGGTCTTTCGCCGGAGTTTAAACCCTTGGTAAGAAATATTGAGCCGGGTTTTTACAGCATGCTGATCTACAACCGATGGGGTCAACTGGTCTTCGAAACCAGTGATTACACCGCAGGCTGGGACGGCTCTTTCAACGGACAGGAAGCTGCCGCAGGGATTTATGCTGTAATCGTCAGGTACAGGGATTTCAACGGAACGGATTACGTCCGGAAAGGTTTTGTTATGCTTTTCCGCTGA
- a CDS encoding AAA family ATPase — protein sequence MTPYKSDVEAVDAFVEKYRMLTAEIGKVIVGQNDVVKDVLICIFSKGHALLVGVPGLAKTLLVNTIARSLGLTYSRIQFTPDLMPSDILGTEILDENRRFKFLKGPVFANIILADEINRTPPKTQSALLEAMQEKAVTVAGESHRLAEPFFVLATQNPIEQEGTYPLPEAQLDRFMFNIWLDYPTFGQEIDVVKNTTTEKTSAPSVVLTGEEIMYFQNLIRRIPVADNVYEYAVRLASRTRPGTEMAHPWTNLYLTWGAGPRASQYLILGAKCHAAIRGKYSPDIEDVQAVATSILRHRIVRNYKAEAEGIGVKQIVEELLK from the coding sequence ATGACTCCTTATAAAAGCGATGTAGAGGCGGTAGACGCCTTTGTTGAGAAGTACAGGATGCTGACTGCCGAAATAGGCAAAGTGATTGTAGGTCAGAATGATGTGGTAAAAGATGTGCTGATCTGTATTTTCAGTAAAGGCCATGCCCTGCTGGTCGGGGTGCCGGGACTTGCGAAGACCCTGCTGGTGAATACCATCGCGCGCTCCCTGGGGCTTACCTACAGCCGTATACAGTTTACCCCTGACCTGATGCCGTCGGATATTCTTGGAACCGAAATCCTGGACGAAAACCGCAGGTTTAAATTCCTGAAGGGGCCTGTTTTTGCCAATATCATCCTGGCTGACGAAATCAACAGAACCCCGCCCAAAACACAATCGGCGCTGCTTGAGGCCATGCAGGAGAAAGCGGTAACCGTTGCCGGAGAAAGTCACCGGCTGGCCGAACCTTTTTTTGTGCTGGCTACCCAGAACCCGATTGAACAGGAAGGAACATACCCACTGCCCGAGGCTCAGCTCGACCGTTTTATGTTCAATATCTGGTTGGATTATCCTACTTTCGGACAGGAAATAGATGTCGTTAAGAATACCACAACTGAAAAGACATCAGCGCCATCCGTGGTGCTGACCGGCGAAGAGATCATGTATTTCCAGAACCTGATCCGCCGCATTCCCGTTGCCGACAACGTTTATGAGTATGCCGTACGGCTGGCATCACGCACCCGGCCGGGCACGGAGATGGCCCACCCGTGGACCAACCTCTATCTTACCTGGGGAGCAGGTCCCCGCGCATCGCAGTACCTGATTCTCGGGGCCAAATGCCATGCCGCCATCCGTGGCAAGTATTCGCCGGATATAGAAGATGTTCAGGCGGTAGCCACCAGTATTCTCCGGCATCGTATTGTGCGGAATTACAAAGCCGAGGCGGAAGGTATCGGGGTGAAACAGATTGTGGAGGAATTGCTGAAATAA
- a CDS encoding peptidylprolyl isomerase, whose amino-acid sequence MKIERIVALLILMMILVAADKGYAQEQVIDEVVAVVGANYILQSDIETQYIQFRMQGIISDARATRCRILEDLLFQKLLLNQAELDSIEVSDDEIEQTMDARFRYYIQQFGSQEKLEQFYKKPLIQIREEFRSLVKEQLMVDQVQQNLVKDIKVTPSEVRSFFNRIPNDSIPLIEMEYEVGRIVKEPSISKEEMDATRERLRALRDRLIKGENFAALAALYSEDPGSAKKGGEVGFVSRGQLYPEYEAAAFGLKKGEISDIIKSKAGYHVIQLIERRGEMINTRHILLMPKISDDDLARASRLLDSVAGLIREKKMTFEEAALKFSDDPGKISGGLMVNEMTGNTRFSAKHLDPKIFFAIDKMNVGDVSRPMIMTNEEAKQTLNLYYLKTRTEPHRANLKDDYSTIQQWALNKKQDDVINKWIGDKIGKTYFRINESYQDCNFEHNWSIQ is encoded by the coding sequence ATGAAGATAGAAAGAATTGTTGCACTGCTGATACTGATGATGATATTGGTTGCCGCGGATAAAGGTTATGCGCAGGAGCAGGTGATTGATGAGGTGGTCGCTGTAGTCGGTGCCAATTATATCCTGCAATCTGACATTGAAACACAGTACATCCAGTTTCGCATGCAGGGCATTATCAGCGACGCCCGTGCCACACGTTGCCGCATACTGGAGGATTTATTGTTTCAGAAATTGTTGCTGAACCAGGCGGAGCTCGACAGTATTGAAGTTTCCGATGATGAAATCGAGCAGACCATGGATGCAAGGTTCCGGTATTATATACAGCAGTTTGGTTCACAGGAAAAGCTGGAACAATTTTATAAAAAACCCCTGATCCAGATCAGGGAAGAGTTCCGCAGTCTGGTGAAAGAGCAACTGATGGTTGATCAGGTGCAGCAAAATCTGGTCAAGGACATTAAGGTAACGCCTTCCGAAGTACGCAGCTTTTTCAACAGAATCCCGAATGACAGCATTCCGTTGATCGAGATGGAATACGAGGTAGGAAGGATTGTAAAGGAACCATCGATCAGCAAGGAAGAGATGGATGCAACGCGCGAACGGTTGCGGGCACTGCGTGATCGGCTGATCAAAGGAGAGAACTTTGCGGCGCTGGCGGCGCTGTATTCCGAAGATCCCGGCTCGGCAAAAAAAGGCGGTGAGGTTGGTTTTGTGAGCCGTGGGCAGTTGTATCCCGAGTATGAGGCCGCAGCATTTGGTTTGAAAAAAGGCGAAATTTCCGATATCATCAAATCTAAAGCCGGATATCATGTAATTCAGCTGATTGAGCGCAGGGGCGAGATGATCAATACCCGCCATATCCTGTTGATGCCCAAAATTTCCGATGATGACCTGGCAAGGGCTTCCCGCCTGCTCGACAGCGTGGCCGGGCTGATCCGCGAAAAGAAAATGACATTTGAAGAAGCAGCGTTGAAATTTTCAGATGACCCGGGAAAAATCTCCGGTGGCCTGATGGTTAATGAAATGACCGGAAATACGCGGTTTTCGGCAAAGCACCTGGATCCGAAAATCTTCTTTGCCATTGATAAAATGAACGTTGGGGATGTGTCGCGCCCGATGATCATGACCAATGAAGAGGCCAAACAAACGCTGAACCTCTATTACCTGAAAACCAGAACGGAACCGCATCGTGCCAACCTGAAAGACGACTACAGCACCATTCAGCAGTGGGCGCTCAATAAAAAACAGGATGATGTAATCAATAAATGGATCGGTGATAAGATCGGGAAAACCTATTTCAGGATCAATGAAAGCTACCAGGATTGCAATTTTGAACACAACTGGAGCATTCAGTAA
- a CDS encoding foldase protein PrsA, with product MKKSVLGLIVLIFLTITTIPVFAQDSDPVILNVAGEEITRSEFLNVYMKNNVNSEVLDRKSLEEYMELYINFRLKVKEAETLGLDTVRSFREELAGYRKQLAQPYLIDEEMNKSLLQEAYDRKKTDIRASHILIRVDRNAAPADTLMAYKKVMNLRKRILKGEDFGKVAMEASDDLSARDRQMEGRTIKGNLGDLGYFTVFDMVYPFETGAYNTPVGEVSMPVRSDFGYHLIKVTDRKPALGRVQVAHIMMRLPANATAEDSARIAAKAMEVYTRILNGEDFARMAEQNSDDKSTAAKGGVLPWFGANKMIPEFISEITKLKNLNDVSKPFLTSFGWHIVKLLDRKDIGAYEDVVNELKQSLTRSDRAKKSEEALLNRIRREYKYTENLKARDDFYKVVTDTIFSAKWSAQQAAGLKKTIMTIGRRSFTQQDFADWLAKNQRKRAKEDIRTFVNGMFTTFVNETLLAYEDSRLESKYPDFKMLVKEYRDGILLFELTDQKIWSKAVKDTTGLEAFYNQNKGNYMWDQRLDATVYTLESTDDKLIAGLRKAISGGLTDTELLAQFNTDTTSLLTIDHRKYQKGDNELIDSLEWKPGLAPESIDEGKVYLVNVHALLSPEPKKLNEARGLITADYQNYLEQEWIRELRARYPFKVNEEVLSSIK from the coding sequence ATGAAAAAGTCAGTATTAGGTTTAATTGTATTGATTTTCCTTACGATTACTACAATTCCGGTTTTTGCGCAGGATAGTGATCCTGTGATCCTGAATGTGGCAGGAGAGGAGATTACGCGCTCGGAGTTCCTGAATGTTTACATGAAAAACAATGTGAACAGCGAGGTGCTTGACCGCAAATCGCTGGAAGAATACATGGAGTTGTACATCAATTTCAGGCTGAAGGTAAAGGAAGCGGAAACGCTGGGCCTCGATACGGTGCGCTCGTTCAGGGAAGAGCTGGCCGGGTACCGCAAGCAGCTGGCACAGCCATACCTGATCGATGAGGAAATGAATAAATCGCTGTTGCAGGAAGCCTACGACCGTAAGAAAACGGACATCCGCGCCAGCCATATACTGATCAGGGTTGACCGCAACGCGGCACCTGCCGATACGCTGATGGCCTACAAAAAAGTGATGAACCTGCGTAAGCGGATACTTAAGGGTGAGGACTTCGGGAAAGTGGCCATGGAAGCATCCGATGATTTATCGGCACGCGACCGGCAGATGGAAGGCCGGACGATTAAAGGAAACCTCGGGGATCTCGGTTATTTTACCGTGTTTGATATGGTCTATCCATTCGAAACCGGTGCATATAACACCCCGGTAGGAGAAGTATCCATGCCGGTGCGCAGCGACTTCGGCTATCACCTTATTAAGGTAACCGACCGGAAGCCGGCACTCGGACGGGTGCAGGTTGCACATATCATGATGCGCTTGCCTGCCAATGCTACTGCTGAAGATAGCGCCAGGATAGCCGCAAAGGCAATGGAAGTATACACGCGCATTCTTAACGGCGAAGATTTCGCCCGGATGGCTGAACAGAACTCCGACGATAAATCCACTGCTGCCAAAGGCGGTGTGTTGCCCTGGTTCGGAGCCAATAAAATGATTCCCGAGTTTATCAGCGAAATCACAAAACTGAAAAACCTGAATGATGTCTCCAAACCATTTCTTACTTCCTTTGGCTGGCATATTGTTAAGTTGCTCGACCGGAAAGATATAGGAGCCTACGAAGATGTTGTTAACGAGTTAAAACAGAGCCTGACCCGCAGCGACCGCGCAAAAAAAAGCGAGGAAGCACTGCTTAACCGGATCAGGCGCGAGTATAAGTACACCGAAAACCTGAAAGCAAGGGATGATTTTTACAAAGTCGTCACCGATACCATTTTCAGTGCGAAATGGTCGGCGCAACAGGCTGCCGGCTTAAAGAAAACCATCATGACCATTGGTCGGCGAAGTTTTACGCAACAGGATTTTGCTGATTGGCTTGCAAAAAACCAGCGCAAACGTGCAAAAGAGGATATCAGAACATTTGTGAACGGTATGTTTACCACCTTTGTAAACGAAACCCTGCTGGCGTATGAAGATTCGCGCCTCGAATCGAAGTACCCTGACTTCAAAATGCTGGTAAAGGAATACCGGGACGGAATCCTGCTGTTTGAATTAACCGATCAGAAGATATGGTCGAAGGCTGTGAAGGATACTACTGGGCTTGAAGCGTTTTATAATCAGAACAAAGGCAACTACATGTGGGACCAGCGCCTTGATGCTACGGTTTATACCCTTGAATCAACGGATGATAAACTGATCGCCGGTTTAAGGAAAGCGATCAGCGGAGGTCTTACCGATACTGAACTGCTGGCCCAGTTTAACACCGACACAACTTCATTGCTGACGATCGACCACCGCAAATACCAGAAGGGTGACAATGAACTGATCGACAGCCTTGAATGGAAACCCGGGCTGGCGCCTGAATCCATTGATGAAGGTAAGGTTTACCTGGTGAATGTCCATGCGTTGCTCAGTCCGGAACCTAAGAAACTGAATGAAGCCCGGGGGCTGATCACTGCCGATTACCAGAATTACCTCGAGCAGGAATGGATCAGGGAGTTAAGGGCCAGGTATCCGTTTAAGGTAAATGAAGAAGTGCTTTCCTCCATAAAATAA
- a CDS encoding S9 family peptidase — MKQLLLLLTVMYGFLQAQNPQPYQLPPKEILDLVDINPRPLIRIDSRNQTMVMLERRAFKTIEEMAAGEVRLGGLRINPLTNGPSRANYAYGISILSIASGETSVVKGLPEQLKISDFSFSPDETKIAFTNTLPAGIELWTVDLASGQANRVTDANLNASIGMPYLWTPDSESLLVFMIPSSRETLTTGLQLPEGPAIQESTGRKAPVRTYQDLLRSPADEKAFNHYAESEIVRVSLKEPAAPFLPKAIYRSLSFSPDGNYLMVQTIQQPYSYIVPYYRFPVTYAIHKADGSLYRIFHQRPLVEELPTGFDAVETGKRNIQWRSDLPATLCWVEAMDKGDPEVNVPVRDQVYTLDAPFTGEPYILAATPNRFRYVTWGNSETALITDGWWKTRRSTTFLVNPGSGKSSMKVIFDRSTEDYYGDPGDFLQKRNHLNAYSLWFSPDNKKLYLQGEGYSPEGNKPFLDEFDLKTLKTKRLWQAEGISTYESVVRVVNPGKKMLITSIESKTENPNFYLRSGKSLRKLTAFPNPYASFMNVSKESVRYKRADGVDLSATLYLPAGYDKARDGRLPMLMWAYPREYKDAGQAGQVKESPHTFVQLYYGSPVYWAARGYAILDDADFPVIGEGETEPNDSFTDQLVANAAAAIDFAVERGVADRNRVAIGGHSYGAFMTANLMAHSDLFAAGIARSGAYNRTLTPFGFQAEERTFWEAQDVYLKMSPFVHADKINEPLLLIHGDADNNPGTFTLQSERLFGAIKGLGGTARLVLLPYESHGYSARENVLHMLWETDAWLEKYVKNRGVKE; from the coding sequence ATGAAACAGCTTCTGCTTTTACTTACTGTTATGTACGGATTCTTACAGGCTCAAAACCCGCAGCCATACCAGCTGCCCCCGAAAGAGATTCTTGATCTAGTGGATATCAATCCCAGGCCACTGATACGCATCGACTCCCGGAATCAGACGATGGTTATGCTTGAGCGCCGCGCCTTCAAAACCATTGAAGAGATGGCTGCCGGGGAGGTAAGGCTCGGGGGCCTACGCATCAATCCACTGACCAACGGGCCTTCCAGGGCAAATTACGCCTATGGCATATCCATTCTGAGTATAGCGTCAGGAGAAACATCGGTTGTAAAAGGTTTACCTGAACAACTGAAAATCTCGGATTTCAGCTTTTCACCGGATGAAACGAAAATCGCATTCACCAATACCCTGCCCGCAGGCATTGAACTATGGACGGTAGATCTTGCCTCTGGCCAGGCAAACCGGGTTACGGATGCCAACCTCAATGCAAGCATTGGGATGCCGTATCTGTGGACCCCTGATTCAGAGTCTTTGCTTGTTTTTATGATCCCCTCATCCAGGGAAACGCTGACTACCGGACTGCAACTGCCGGAAGGCCCTGCAATTCAGGAGAGCACCGGACGCAAGGCCCCGGTCAGGACTTATCAGGACCTGCTGCGCTCACCGGCTGATGAAAAAGCTTTTAACCATTACGCAGAATCCGAAATCGTCAGGGTCAGCCTGAAAGAACCGGCTGCACCATTTCTCCCGAAGGCCATCTACCGCTCGCTCAGTTTTTCGCCGGATGGAAACTATCTGATGGTTCAGACCATACAACAACCCTATTCCTACATTGTGCCCTATTACAGATTTCCGGTAACTTATGCCATTCATAAGGCCGATGGAAGCCTGTACCGCATTTTCCACCAACGTCCGCTGGTTGAAGAATTGCCAACCGGCTTCGATGCGGTGGAAACAGGTAAAAGAAATATTCAGTGGCGGAGCGATCTTCCGGCTACCCTTTGCTGGGTTGAAGCCATGGACAAGGGCGATCCGGAAGTCAATGTCCCGGTCAGAGACCAGGTGTACACCCTCGATGCCCCGTTCACGGGAGAACCCTATATCCTGGCAGCCACCCCAAACCGTTTCCGCTACGTAACATGGGGAAATTCAGAGACAGCGCTTATAACTGACGGCTGGTGGAAAACCCGCAGATCAACCACCTTTCTGGTCAATCCCGGGTCCGGAAAAAGTTCCATGAAAGTAATCTTTGACCGCTCCACAGAAGATTATTACGGAGATCCCGGCGATTTCCTGCAAAAACGCAACCACCTGAATGCCTATTCACTCTGGTTTTCACCGGACAATAAAAAACTGTACCTACAAGGCGAGGGATACTCCCCGGAAGGCAACAAACCATTTCTGGACGAATTCGACCTGAAAACACTGAAAACCAAACGCCTGTGGCAGGCTGAAGGCATTTCAACCTATGAATCGGTCGTAAGGGTTGTCAACCCCGGCAAAAAGATGCTGATCACCAGCATAGAAAGCAAGACCGAAAATCCAAACTTTTACCTGCGTTCAGGTAAATCGCTCAGGAAACTTACCGCATTCCCGAATCCATACGCTTCATTTATGAACGTCAGCAAGGAAAGTGTACGCTACAAGCGTGCCGACGGAGTTGACCTTTCGGCCACCCTTTACCTGCCGGCAGGCTATGACAAAGCGCGCGACGGACGGCTGCCCATGCTGATGTGGGCCTATCCGCGGGAATACAAGGATGCCGGGCAGGCCGGACAGGTGAAAGAGTCGCCGCATACCTTCGTGCAGCTATACTATGGTTCCCCGGTTTACTGGGCTGCCCGCGGGTATGCCATTCTCGACGATGCCGATTTCCCGGTTATAGGCGAAGGAGAAACCGAGCCCAACGATTCATTTACTGATCAGCTGGTGGCCAATGCCGCCGCCGCGATAGATTTTGCGGTTGAACGCGGGGTAGCCGACAGAAACCGCGTGGCCATCGGTGGCCACTCGTACGGGGCGTTTATGACCGCCAACCTGATGGCCCACAGCGACCTGTTTGCAGCCGGTATCGCCCGCAGCGGCGCTTACAACCGCACCCTGACGCCGTTCGGTTTCCAGGCCGAAGAGCGTACCTTCTGGGAGGCACAGGATGTTTACCTGAAAATGTCGCCTTTTGTGCATGCCGATAAAATCAACGAACCCCTGCTGCTGATCCACGGTGATGCCGACAATAACCCGGGCACCTTCACCCTGCAGAGCGAAAGGCTGTTCGGCGCGATCAAAGGATTGGGGGGAACGGCCAGACTGGTGCTGCTTCCTTATGAAAGTCACGGATACAGCGCCAGGGAAAATGTGCTGCACATGCTCTGGGAAACAGATGCCTGGCTGGAAAAATATGTGAAAAACAGAGGGGTAAAGGAGTAA